In Equus quagga isolate Etosha38 chromosome 14, UCLA_HA_Equagga_1.0, whole genome shotgun sequence, one DNA window encodes the following:
- the MPZL3 gene encoding myelin protein zero-like protein 3, with protein sequence MQQSGAAGGRGCALFPLLAVLFFQGVCIVVSLEIKADAHVRGYVGEKIKLKCTFRSTSSVTDKLTIDWTYRPPSSSRTESIFHYQSFQYPTTAGTFRDRISWVGDVYKGDASISISDPTIRDNGTFSCAVKNPPDVHHNIPLTELTVTERGFGTMLSSVALLSILVFIPSAAVVVLLLVRMGRKSAGLKKRGKSGYKKSSIEVSDDTDQDEDGCMARLCVRCAECLDSDSEEIY encoded by the exons GTGTTTGCATCGTCGTTTCCTTGGAGATTAAGGCAGATGCCCATGTCCGGGGTTATGTTGGAGAAAAGATCAAGTTGAAATGCACCTTCAGGTCGACTTCATCTGTCACTGACAAACTCACCATAGACTGGACATACCGACCTCCCAGCAGCAGTCGCACGGAGTCG ATTTTTCATTATCAGTCCTTCCAGTACCCCACCACAGCAGGTACATTTCGGGATCGAATTTCCTGGGTTGGAGACGTGTACAAAGGGGATGCCTCCATCAGCATAAGCGATCCTACCATAAGGGACAATGGGACATTCAGCTGTGCTGTGAAGAATCCGCCAGATGTGCACCATAATATTCCCTTGACGGAGCTCACAGTCACAGAGAGGG gTTTTGGCACCATGCTCTCCTCTGTGGCCCTGCTTTCCATTCTTGTCTTCATTCCCTCGGCGGCGGTGGTGGTTCTGCTGCTGGTGAGAATGGGGAGGAAGTCTGCGGGGCTGAAGAAGAGGGGCAAGTCTGGCTACAAGAAGTCGTCCATTGAGGTTTCGGATGA CACCGACCAGGACGAGGACGGCTGCATGGCGAGGCTTTGTGTCCGTTGTGCCGAGTGCCTG gATTCAGATTCTGAAGAGATATATTGA